A genomic segment from Eulemur rufifrons isolate Redbay chromosome 19, OSU_ERuf_1, whole genome shotgun sequence encodes:
- the TXNDC9 gene encoding thioredoxin domain-containing protein 9, translating to MEADASVDMFSKVLENQLLQTTKLVEEHLDSEIQKLDQMDEDELERLKEKRLEALRKAQQQKQEWLSKGHGEYREIPSERDFFQEVKESKKVVCHFYRDSTFRCKILDRHLVILSKKHLETKFLKLNVEKAPFLCERLRIKVIPTLALVKDGKTQDYVVGFTDLGNTDDFTTETLEWRLGCSDILNYSGNLMEPPFQSQKKFGTNFTKLEKKTIRGKKYDSDSDDD from the exons ATGGAAGCTGATGCATCTGTAGACATGTTTTCAAAAGTCCTGGAGAATCAGTTGCTTCAGACTACCAAATTAGTGGAAGAACATTTGGATTCTGAAATTCAGAAACTGGATCAGATGGATGAGGATGAATTGGAACGCCTCAAAGAAAAGAGACTTGAGGCACTAAGGAAGGCTCAACAGCAGAAACAA GAATGGCTTTCTAAAGGACATGGGGAATACAGAGAGATCCCTAGTGAGAGAGACTTTTTTCAAGAAGTCAAGGAGAGTAAAAAAGTGGTTTGCCATTTCTACAGAGATTCCACATTCAG GTGTAAAATACTAGACAGACATTTGGTGATACTGTCCAAGAAACACCTTGAGACCAAGTTTTTGAAGCTGAATGTGGAAAAAGCACCTTTCCTTTGTGAGAGACTGCGTATCAAAGTCATTCCCACGCTAGCACTGGTAAAAGATGGGAAAACACAAGATTATGTTGTTGGATTTACTGACCTAGGAAATACAGATGACTTTACCACAGAAACTTTAGAATGGAGGCTCGGTTGTTCGGATATTCTTAATTACAG tggaaatTTAATGGAGCCACCATTTCAGAGCCAAAAGAAATTTGGAACAAACTTTACAAAGCTGGAAAAGAAAACTATCCGAGGAAAGAAATATGATTCAGACTCTGACGATGATTAG